The following proteins are co-located in the Nerophis lumbriciformis linkage group LG22, RoL_Nlum_v2.1, whole genome shotgun sequence genome:
- the LOC133615055 gene encoding metalloproteinase inhibitor 2-like isoform X2, translating into MKIPMLLVFMLLTFLAISSAIQLVIKAKVVAEKYLGEFNNTIKYDIDQTMTFKGPERIFHNVYTRSSSATCGRTLTIGTEYFIAGLLNSEGLLRISLCDYVGPWEAISAGQLSLVQRYMRNCGCDISYCGVFPCDVSNPTGCLWADWLPFDLICTKKRDGTCAWYKAPVLAK; encoded by the exons ATGAAGATTCCTATGCTGCTTGTATTTatgcttcttaccttcttggctatttccagtgccatccagctt GTTATCAAGGCAAAGGTGGTTGCAGAGAAATATTTGGGGGAATTTAACAACACCATCAAGTATGACATCGACCAGACCATG ACATTTAAGGGCCCTGAGAGGATCTTTCATAACGTCTACACGCGATCTTCCTCTGCAACATGTGGAAGGACTCTGACCATAGGAACAGAATATTTTATCGCAg GCCTACTAAACTCTGAGGGCTTGCTGCGCATCTCACTGTGCGACTACGTTGGGCCCTGGGAGGCGATTAGCGCCGGCCAACTGAGCTTGGTACAGCGCTATATGAGGAACTGTGGTTGCGAC ATTTCTTACTGCGGTGTCTTCCCATGCGATGTGAGCAACCCAACTGGGTGCTTGTGGGCAGACTGGCTCCCCTTTGATTTAATTTGTACCAAAAAACGTGATGGCACTTGTGCTTGGTACAAAGCGCCCGTCTTAGCCAAATAG
- the LOC133615055 gene encoding metalloproteinase inhibitor 2-like isoform X1 translates to MKSCTLPLVLLCMWQLQEGAQACSCLRMHPQTLICQADVIIKAKVVAEKYLGEFNNTIKYDIDQTMTFKGPERIFHNVYTRSSSATCGRTLTIGTEYFIAGLLNSEGLLRISLCDYVGPWEAISAGQLSLVQRYMRNCGCDISYCGVFPCDVSNPTGCLWADWLPFDLICTKKRDGTCAWYKAPVLAK, encoded by the exons ATGAAAAGTTGcacgctccccctggtgttgctgTGCATGTGGCAGCTGCAAGAAGGAGCCCAAGCCTGCAGCTGTCTTCGAATGCATCCACAGACGCTGATTTGCCAAGCCGACGTCA TTATCAAGGCAAAGGTGGTTGCAGAGAAATATTTGGGGGAATTTAACAACACCATCAAGTATGACATCGACCAGACCATG ACATTTAAGGGCCCTGAGAGGATCTTTCATAACGTCTACACGCGATCTTCCTCTGCAACATGTGGAAGGACTCTGACCATAGGAACAGAATATTTTATCGCAg GCCTACTAAACTCTGAGGGCTTGCTGCGCATCTCACTGTGCGACTACGTTGGGCCCTGGGAGGCGATTAGCGCCGGCCAACTGAGCTTGGTACAGCGCTATATGAGGAACTGTGGTTGCGAC ATTTCTTACTGCGGTGTCTTCCCATGCGATGTGAGCAACCCAACTGGGTGCTTGTGGGCAGACTGGCTCCCCTTTGATTTAATTTGTACCAAAAAACGTGATGGCACTTGTGCTTGGTACAAAGCGCCCGTCTTAGCCAAATAG